In the genome of Hevea brasiliensis isolate MT/VB/25A 57/8 chromosome 14, ASM3005281v1, whole genome shotgun sequence, the window agcataacatgccatggccacccaattagtaataaggaataccttaaatgaaccttcaatcatatgttaccatacactaaaatctttccgttacaaaatctcaattccggctgaagtcatggttaatgtcaaactccatttgctatgaacattatcttctcttttaatttcaattcttgattaattagattttcttgtcagaaactcttttctgactaaatctatctgtcctggccaggaacttaaatcatcaagaacaattaaatgaacataggattttatccctatttacttagggtgacggattctatcttgatcaacacctatctccatatataactagtaagagccaacacatgcccatatacccatacacagtacgagtatgaaagcagtatcaaactcaaacaacctatatacaagataaccatgttatctcaggtctaaagattatatgcactaatatgatatatgacaatgcattgacaagagtaaactccatgtgcttgtcacaagagtcactggttcggtctacttatcatgtataagtgcctatcatgtttgttatgtggcatgagattcaccactccatcttatttatatctcatataaataccttgggaataaacatgattacaatctttctggttaagtaatgtcctttgtgaagtattctcgattgtgaaccaatttatgatattttattctagaaatactgtcactcatattcttaacaacttaagaataaaatttctaataaaatatcaatggaccttttcaattacacataaatagattatgtaaatggaaaagtgaaattgccttttattaataaaatatatacaagatacatacaaaataatatgctctaagacatactactaacattttaaCCGTAGCTCAAATATCAATGTGAAACAGACTCTAAACGTAAGTACATTATGATAGCATACCAATGTAAATATGTATTTATGCTAGTATCAAACATTTTCCCACTCTCTCACTTTTTGAAGCTTAATGACGTAGGAGTAATAGGACACATAATGCAAAATGCTaaaaggatatatatatatatatatatatatatatatatatatatattattacttGTTCATCACATAAACATAATTTTTAATGACTATATATCTAAGAAAGATTTGACATATTGTATTTAgggttatttttttttaacttataagacGGTAAATTTTGcttacaaattttaaaaataaatttatctatttatttataatatatatatttttttcacttataagataaatttataaattagaagagataaaatttttattttagtgtttataaattaaatttgactAAATATTTTGCCATATtactcttatttaatttttaaaattttaccacatatctaatttaatattttttttattattttaataataaatatacttataaattattttttataaaaaatattaattatttattaattacttataaattttaaatgcCTCATAATTATTCTTTTCCTTGGGCGGAAGATAATCTCTAGCCAATATTTTACAAATTGGAATTCTAAAACTGGAAGCTTGATTATTCTGCAAAGCATTATACCTTGCATTCTACCCAAGCAAAGGGATCAAAGATTCCAAATGTTGAATGAAAACTTTTAAATGATATAAATGTTCAATTTCATTACATTATTACCATACAATTAGGAAGTGTAGAGAGTAACATAGAGAAGAAATGGAATCAAAAAGAGGTGAGGAAGAACAATTCAATTTTCCAACGATGATAGCAATAAAGGGTCCTTCAAGCGTTAAGAAGACTGAAATAGCCACCAAATTAGCTAATTTTCTTCACTATCCTCTCATCGATGAAGCAGATGTAATCGTAGCACTTCAAAACTCCATCACAACGTCCCCTACAAATGACTCCAATATCTCTGccgaatattatgatgaattgccTTTCAAAATTGCTTGCCAAATCACCTCAACCCAGCTCGATCTGGAGCTGAAAGTTATCTTCAACACTGTGCTCTCAGAACGTTCACATTTTGAACATTTGGTGCAATTGGCAAATTCCCATGAAGCCTGTCTGCTCGTCATTGATTGTGAAGATGAAAACCATGGATTCAATGATTGCTATAGCGTTGGAAATGTTCGAAAGCTCAAAATCGACACTACCAAGGCATTTGTGGTGGAGGAATTTGTTCCTGCAATGCTTCAAGCTGTAGAACTCCCTCAAGGTAACCCATCAAAACAACTTCCATAAAATAATCAATCCTAAGAGAATTCCCGCAAAAGGGCATGCACATGAGTTTAATTTCAATGATTAGGGGCCAAAACATGGCTCTGGTAAACTTAGTTGGAGTGGTTGTTAGGAGcccatttctatttttttttttttttattctatcaAAGAAAGTTAATATTTCATTAAAACAAGGGTGCTTACATCCCAGTACAGAGATTGGCTCATGGCCATAATACAATCAAATCAAACCTAACCTATGATCTAATAAGATTGTCTTAAAAAACTAGCCCCAAACAATATTCGGCCCAAACCCATTAGCACAAACTCTAGTTGGGGCAGGTCATGTGTCAAAATCCAAGACCTGCCAG includes:
- the LOC131173359 gene encoding uncharacterized protein LOC131173359, yielding MESKRGEEEQFNFPTMIAIKGPSSVKKTEIATKLANFLHYPLIDEADVIVALQNSITTSPTNDSNISAEYYDELPFKIACQITSTQLDLELKVIFNTVLSERSHFEHLVQLANSHEACLLVIDCEDENHGFNDCYSVGNVRKLKIDTTKAFVVEEFVPAMLQAVELPQEINLARDEGAFVRGV